One part of the Thermococcus litoralis DSM 5473 genome encodes these proteins:
- a CDS encoding ATP-binding protein: MRFINREHEIAMLQKARELSKKKLYTIVIYGMRRVGKTRLLLEFLEENDLYLFVNRTKTSESLLREYEEILRKKGIITRYEHISTWDEFFEVLFERFNGVVAFDEFQEFQKVDPSVIPTLQRLIDMNENRGGIMFIFTGSTIGLIEKLFKDSKESLYGRIKRKIHLKELGIKGAYEMAKELKLESLDDFISLYSIFGGFPKYYVTIEDEGLEGRSAGEIVKNLFFTPSAPLEDEIPKILSLEFGRRSGVYYDILEAVANGATSISKIAGYMNREETSLTRQLKELIEYFKLLSYDRAVLGKERVLYINHPLINFWFRFIHPRLSEYEAMREDLGEEVISMLPEYVGRRFDFICRELLWILNRENKLPFKFTEVGRHWGYYREEGKRKVYEIDIVALSRDRKKAIFGECKWKKKAINGEKLVEELKKKVKLTGWKGEAYYLISAKKIKNAPEDAVILDEKAILKVLNSPSP, encoded by the coding sequence ATGCGCTTCATCAACAGGGAGCATGAGATTGCGATGCTTCAAAAGGCTAGAGAGCTTTCAAAGAAAAAGCTCTACACCATTGTGATTTATGGAATGAGACGGGTTGGAAAAACGAGACTTCTCCTCGAATTTTTAGAGGAAAATGATCTATACCTTTTTGTTAACAGAACAAAAACCTCGGAATCCCTCCTGAGGGAGTACGAGGAAATCTTAAGAAAGAAAGGGATAATAACAAGGTATGAACACATCTCAACGTGGGATGAGTTCTTTGAAGTTCTCTTCGAGAGGTTCAACGGCGTAGTTGCGTTTGACGAGTTTCAAGAATTCCAAAAAGTCGATCCATCAGTGATTCCAACTCTTCAAAGGCTGATAGACATGAACGAAAATAGAGGAGGCATTATGTTTATTTTCACTGGTTCCACCATAGGACTCATTGAGAAGCTTTTTAAAGACTCCAAAGAGTCGCTTTATGGGAGAATAAAGCGGAAAATCCATTTGAAAGAACTTGGAATCAAAGGCGCATACGAAATGGCGAAAGAGCTCAAACTAGAGAGTCTTGATGATTTCATAAGTCTTTACTCTATCTTTGGAGGCTTCCCGAAATACTATGTTACAATCGAAGATGAGGGCCTTGAAGGAAGAAGCGCAGGAGAGATAGTTAAAAATCTCTTTTTCACACCATCCGCTCCTTTAGAGGATGAAATACCAAAAATACTTTCTCTGGAGTTCGGTAGACGATCGGGGGTTTATTATGATATTCTTGAGGCCGTGGCAAATGGGGCCACATCAATAAGCAAAATAGCGGGTTATATGAACAGAGAAGAGACATCACTGACAAGACAGCTGAAAGAGCTGATTGAGTATTTTAAGCTTCTCTCATATGACCGGGCAGTTCTGGGAAAGGAAAGAGTGCTCTATATAAATCATCCCCTGATTAATTTCTGGTTCCGCTTTATTCATCCAAGGCTGAGCGAATACGAAGCAATGCGCGAAGACCTTGGAGAAGAAGTAATCTCCATGCTACCCGAGTATGTCGGAAGAAGGTTTGACTTTATATGCAGAGAGCTGTTGTGGATACTAAACCGTGAAAACAAGCTCCCATTTAAATTCACGGAGGTAGGGCGACACTGGGGTTATTATAGAGAGGAAGGAAAGCGCAAGGTTTATGAAATAGACATAGTCGCTCTCAGCAGAGATAGAAAAAAAGCCATTTTTGGAGAATGTAAATGGAAGAAAAAAGCGATCAATGGAGAAAAACTCGTTGAAGAGCTGAAAAAGAAGGTTAAGCTCACGGGGTGGAAAGGAGAGGCATATTATCTTATATCAGCCAAAAAGATCAAAAATGCTCCTGAAGATGCAGTAATATTGGATGAAAAAGCAATTCTCAAAGTTTTAAACTCTCCTTCTCCTTAA
- a CDS encoding DUF433 domain-containing protein has translation MGGIMKRVESRIGVLGGKPVIKGTRMPVYLILELLGAGLTIEDILKEYPELTREDVLEAIKFASKLAKVEIIDAISP, from the coding sequence ATGGGTGGAATTATGAAGAGAGTAGAGAGCAGAATCGGAGTTTTGGGGGGCAAGCCTGTAATCAAAGGTACGAGGATGCCTGTGTACCTTATCTTAGAGCTCCTAGGGGCGGGACTTACCATCGAGGATATCCTCAAGGAGTATCCTGAACTAACTAGGGAAGATGTCCTTGAAGCTATTAAATTTGCATCAAAACTTGCAAAGGTGGAGATCATTGATGCGATATCTCCTTGA
- a CDS encoding lipopolysaccharide biosynthesis protein, protein MMKFIRQELKNLKSPLYRNSIYISASSMITAVAGFIFWNVAARLYSPEDVGVASALVSAINLVFTVSLLGLNFSLIRFYPEYRERAVGSSLILALAASVVASTAYVLVMGKSDSLGKLFSFKFLLLFVLFSMTGTAYNVLSTYAIVKRKAEHSFVQSILFSLRFLFLFALVSLGALGIVSAFGLGLALGVLYGIIAVDGIRFKPDVEYLKSSLKFSLGNYVASLANSAPNYLMPTLILTMLGKEETAYFYIAFAVGNLILFVPNAINTSFFVEGSYGLKDMRRTLKKAVAFSYLYLTAATVFVWLFGGLILRFFGEEYVNGLKLLRLMVLGGFFVVPVNFSISVLNIGKRVREVVGINVLKAVLFLGLSYLLVPKLGIEGVGIGLIIAQVLGMFCAILFLLI, encoded by the coding sequence ATGATGAAATTCATACGGCAGGAGCTCAAAAACCTCAAAAGTCCGCTCTACAGGAACTCAATCTACATCTCAGCGTCCTCAATGATAACAGCCGTTGCGGGCTTCATCTTTTGGAACGTTGCGGCTAGGCTCTATTCCCCTGAAGATGTTGGGGTCGCCTCTGCTTTGGTGTCGGCGATAAACCTCGTCTTCACAGTGTCTCTGCTCGGCCTGAACTTTTCATTAATCCGCTTCTATCCCGAGTACAGGGAGCGAGCCGTGGGGAGCTCCCTCATCCTGGCGCTCGCCGCCTCCGTGGTGGCCTCAACGGCGTACGTTCTGGTAATGGGGAAATCCGATTCATTAGGGAAGCTTTTTTCATTCAAGTTCCTGTTGCTGTTCGTGCTTTTCTCCATGACCGGAACCGCGTATAACGTGCTCTCAACGTACGCGATAGTGAAGAGAAAGGCCGAACACAGCTTCGTCCAGAGCATTCTCTTTTCCTTGAGGTTTTTGTTTCTCTTTGCTCTCGTGTCTCTCGGTGCCCTGGGGATAGTAAGCGCCTTCGGGCTGGGGCTAGCTCTGGGAGTTCTCTATGGCATCATTGCCGTCGACGGCATAAGGTTCAAACCGGATGTTGAGTACCTGAAATCTTCCCTCAAGTTCTCCCTCGGCAACTACGTAGCGAGCCTTGCAAACAGCGCACCGAACTATTTAATGCCAACGCTGATCCTGACCATGCTCGGCAAGGAGGAGACGGCATACTTTTACATAGCCTTCGCGGTCGGGAATCTGATACTATTTGTGCCCAATGCGATAAACACGTCCTTCTTCGTCGAGGGAAGCTACGGGCTTAAGGATATGAGAAGAACTTTGAAAAAAGCGGTGGCGTTTAGCTACCTGTACCTCACCGCCGCAACGGTCTTTGTCTGGCTCTTCGGAGGATTAATCTTGAGATTCTTCGGGGAGGAGTACGTCAACGGCCTCAAGCTCCTGAGGCTGATGGTTCTTGGGGGATTCTTCGTTGTCCCGGTGAATTTTTCAATAAGCGTGCTCAACATAGGGAAGAGAGTGAGGGAGGTAGTTGGAATAAACGTTCTAAAGGCGGTGCTGTTTTTGGGATTGAGCTATCTGCTCGTGCCGAAGCTCGGGATTGAGGGCGTAGGAATTGGACTTATTATTGCTCAAGTTCTTGGGATGTTTTGCGCCATTCTCTTTCTACTTATTTGA
- a CDS encoding oligosaccharide flippase family protein: MSEASQALQKIARGTGIVFAGTVISMFFGFLSRAVIARYFSIGEYGVFNLALTVLSIALVIATLGFQNVPPRF; encoded by the coding sequence ATGAGCGAGGCAAGTCAAGCACTCCAAAAGATCGCCAGGGGAACGGGAATCGTCTTCGCCGGGACTGTTATTTCAATGTTTTTTGGGTTCTTAAGCAGGGCTGTAATAGCAAGGTACTTTTCTATTGGGGAGTATGGGGTGTTTAACTTAGCTTTGACTGTTCTAAGCATCGCACTCGTTATCGCCACGTTGGGCTTCCAAAATGTGCCACCAAGATTTTAA
- a CDS encoding DUF5615 family PIN-like protein → MRYLLDENIPLSLYKMLQEKYDVKRVQEIRRGLSDREVLRIARREGRVLVTLDKDFASLQEN, encoded by the coding sequence ATGCGATATCTCCTTGACGAGAACATCCCGTTATCGTTATATAAGATGCTACAAGAAAAGTACGATGTCAAAAGAGTCCAGGAAATACGGAGGGGCTTATCTGATAGGGAAGTCTTAAGGATAGCAAGAAGAGAAGGGCGTGTTCTAGTTACTTTAGATAAAGACTTCGCCAGCCTTCAAGAAAATTGA